In Streptomyces sp. NBC_01439, the following are encoded in one genomic region:
- a CDS encoding ATP-binding protein produces MLIGRQEERATIAAALSPQAATASLLLLGEPGVGKTLLLDMTVDDALAAGTRVLRVRGNAAETELAFAGLHQLLLPVLDRADDLPVRQRGALMAAFGLGDDPAPPDPMMMSLAVLTLVSHVASAGRVLLAVDDAQWIDRGSCQVLGFLARRLAGEPIGLLVASRGTRRPEWLDRSVTELVVPALSPAEAEELIGAQPDPPLGSARRRVLETAAGNPLALVELSRSAAREDVLRADGPPPAGLRSGGLHAGGHLPVTDLLERTFAAQVDELPAATRAALLVAAAAEGVGPAGVLAALPPGTDMDVWLPAERAGLVRLHSDRIDFRHPLVRSAIYGAAPFAERRRTHLALAASLDGDPDRRAWQLSAATVEPDAAVSAALEATAMRAFGRGALAEALAGLERSAQLNAAPAEQTRLLTTAAYAGILTGDIDRAEELAAKAASVNEDPAATPWISALTALVEMLMMRMERAFALIAPDTLPDVAQLDEGSSTIVTGIAYHSGSPVQRERALRLLAGRDLTDPTPPHPFHLWDAGVTDPFGKGDLVRSHLPAVTSAPGRAPTENHTLGVLCLILDETETAVSLLREVANPQWEDADAFHAGMTAADLAWANLDRGRWADARLGVERLAGRFLDGVHTHGSARALTVLATLCALTGEPELAVRHATAALAVTEPAGVLGAVVRARRAAGLAATALGDHASAFRHLRTLFDGEGVPVHYHLSCYAVADYAAAAVLVGRAEDASVALEQVTAAVGDGGSVRLRQVLGRARALLSDPAGAGPSFEGALADPAGHRWPFEHAQTWLEYGEWLRRQRRIAEARAALIKAREIFEGLGAVDWSDRAQAELRAAGVTVQSSPRSAFRTLTPQRQRIVRLAAEGLTNREIGERLFLSPRTVGTHLYQAFPVLGVTSRGRLRDVVEPESTD; encoded by the coding sequence GTGTTGATCGGGCGTCAGGAAGAACGGGCGACCATCGCCGCCGCGTTGTCACCGCAGGCGGCCACCGCGTCGCTGCTGCTGCTCGGTGAGCCCGGGGTCGGCAAGACCCTGCTGTTGGACATGACCGTCGACGACGCGCTCGCGGCGGGGACCCGGGTGCTGCGCGTCCGCGGCAACGCGGCGGAGACCGAGCTGGCCTTCGCGGGGCTGCACCAGTTGCTGCTGCCCGTGCTGGACCGGGCCGACGACCTGCCGGTCCGTCAGCGCGGCGCCCTGATGGCCGCCTTCGGCCTGGGCGACGACCCGGCCCCGCCCGATCCCATGATGATGAGCCTGGCCGTACTGACCCTGGTTTCGCACGTCGCCTCGGCCGGGCGGGTGCTGCTCGCCGTCGACGACGCCCAGTGGATCGACCGCGGGAGCTGCCAGGTGCTGGGGTTCCTCGCCCGACGTCTCGCGGGCGAGCCGATCGGGCTGCTCGTCGCCTCGCGCGGCACGCGCCGACCGGAGTGGCTGGACCGGTCGGTCACGGAGCTGGTGGTGCCCGCGCTGTCGCCGGCCGAGGCCGAGGAGCTGATCGGCGCACAGCCGGATCCGCCCCTGGGATCGGCCCGGCGCCGGGTGCTGGAGACCGCCGCGGGCAACCCGCTGGCCCTGGTGGAGCTTTCGCGCTCGGCGGCACGCGAGGACGTGCTCCGGGCGGACGGGCCCCCGCCGGCCGGGCTCCGCTCGGGCGGGCTCCACGCGGGCGGACACCTCCCGGTCACCGATCTGCTGGAACGGACCTTCGCCGCCCAGGTGGACGAGTTGCCCGCGGCGACGCGGGCCGCGCTGCTGGTCGCGGCCGCGGCCGAGGGCGTCGGGCCGGCCGGTGTGCTGGCCGCCCTGCCGCCGGGCACGGACATGGACGTCTGGCTGCCTGCGGAGCGGGCGGGGCTGGTCCGGCTGCACAGCGACCGCATCGACTTCCGGCACCCCCTGGTCCGCTCCGCGATCTACGGGGCCGCTCCGTTCGCCGAGCGCCGGCGGACCCACCTGGCGCTGGCGGCTTCGCTCGACGGCGATCCCGACCGGCGGGCCTGGCAGTTGTCGGCCGCCACGGTGGAACCGGACGCGGCGGTGTCCGCCGCGCTGGAGGCCACCGCCATGCGCGCGTTCGGCCGCGGCGCGCTCGCCGAGGCCCTGGCCGGTCTGGAACGGTCCGCGCAGCTGAACGCCGCTCCTGCCGAGCAGACCCGGCTGCTGACGACGGCGGCGTACGCGGGCATCCTGACCGGCGACATCGACCGGGCGGAGGAGCTCGCGGCGAAGGCCGCCTCGGTCAACGAGGACCCGGCGGCGACGCCCTGGATATCGGCGCTCACCGCCCTGGTGGAGATGCTGATGATGCGGATGGAGCGGGCGTTCGCCCTGATCGCCCCCGACACCCTGCCCGACGTGGCCCAACTCGACGAGGGCAGTTCCACGATCGTCACCGGGATCGCCTACCACTCGGGCAGTCCCGTCCAGCGCGAGCGCGCACTGCGGCTGCTGGCCGGCCGCGACCTGACGGATCCGACCCCACCGCACCCCTTCCACCTCTGGGACGCCGGTGTCACGGACCCCTTCGGCAAGGGCGACCTGGTCCGGTCCCACCTGCCCGCCGTCACCTCCGCGCCGGGCCGCGCACCCACCGAGAACCACACGCTCGGCGTGCTCTGCCTGATCCTCGACGAGACCGAGACGGCGGTGAGCCTGCTGCGCGAGGTGGCCAACCCGCAGTGGGAGGACGCCGACGCCTTCCACGCGGGGATGACCGCCGCCGATCTGGCCTGGGCCAATCTGGACCGGGGCCGCTGGGCGGACGCCCGGCTCGGTGTCGAGCGGCTCGCCGGCCGGTTCCTGGATGGTGTCCACACGCACGGCTCCGCGCGGGCGCTGACCGTCCTGGCCACCCTGTGCGCGCTCACCGGTGAGCCTGAGCTCGCCGTACGGCACGCAACGGCCGCCCTCGCCGTGACGGAGCCGGCCGGGGTGCTCGGCGCCGTCGTCCGCGCCCGCCGGGCAGCGGGTCTCGCCGCCACGGCACTCGGTGACCACGCCTCGGCCTTCCGGCACCTGCGCACCCTCTTCGACGGGGAGGGGGTGCCCGTGCACTACCACCTGTCGTGTTACGCGGTCGCCGACTACGCGGCGGCCGCCGTGCTCGTCGGCCGCGCCGAGGACGCCTCGGTCGCCCTGGAGCAGGTCACCGCCGCGGTCGGGGACGGGGGCTCCGTCCGGCTGCGGCAGGTCCTGGGCCGGGCCCGGGCGCTGCTCTCCGATCCGGCCGGGGCCGGCCCGTCCTTCGAGGGCGCGCTGGCGGACCCGGCCGGCCACCGCTGGCCCTTCGAACACGCCCAGACCTGGCTGGAGTACGGGGAGTGGCTGCGCAGGCAGCGCCGGATCGCCGAGGCACGGGCCGCCCTGATCAAGGCCCGGGAGATCTTCGAGGGGCTGGGGGCGGTGGATTGGAGCGACCGGGCGCAGGCCGAGCTGCGAGCGGCCGGCGTCACCGTCCAATCCTCCCCGCGCAGCGCGTTCCGGACCCTGACGCCGCAACGTCAGCGGATCGTCCGGCTGGCGGCCGAGGGCCTGACCAACCGGGAGATCGGCGAGCGACTGTTCCTCTCGCCCCGTACCGTCGGCACCCACCTCTACCAGGCCTTCCCGGTGCTGGGCGTCACCTCTCGCGGCCGGCTGCGGGACGTGGTGGAGCCGGAGTCGACCGACTGA
- a CDS encoding helix-turn-helix domain-containing protein, protein MSVVLTTSPLSPHERADYWNNLVSDTFIPLGVTLHEPVPSVGSIVSERLGPLQISAVQAGPQSVSRTRRLISRGGEEFLTVTFQQTGTARLTQDDRRALVGPGTFTCSDAGRPYEREQPDHFRFTAIRVPKSGLGVPEADLRAVTGTVFSGDHGTSGLVAGFLRRLAERPSGFDAYTGQQLAMTAMDLLGVLVRERRGRLDPYASDTARGMLARVKAYVLTSLADPDLSPERIAAAHHISVRYLHKLFQSEGTTVGRWIRQERLERCRRDLSRRTGSAPAVTAVAQRWGFTNPSHFSRAFRAAYGMSPREWQCGARGE, encoded by the coding sequence ATGAGCGTCGTACTCACCACCTCGCCGCTGTCCCCGCACGAGCGGGCGGACTACTGGAACAACCTGGTGTCCGACACCTTCATCCCCCTCGGCGTCACCCTGCACGAACCCGTGCCGTCCGTGGGGAGCATCGTCAGCGAACGTCTCGGGCCCCTGCAGATCTCGGCGGTCCAGGCGGGTCCGCAGAGCGTGTCGCGCACCCGGCGGCTGATCTCCCGGGGCGGGGAGGAGTTCCTCACCGTCACCTTCCAGCAGACCGGTACCGCGCGGCTGACCCAGGACGACCGCCGGGCGCTGGTCGGGCCGGGGACCTTCACCTGCTCGGACGCCGGACGCCCGTACGAGCGGGAGCAACCGGACCACTTCCGCTTCACGGCGATCCGGGTGCCCAAGAGCGGACTGGGAGTACCGGAGGCGGACCTGCGGGCGGTCACCGGAACGGTCTTCAGCGGCGATCACGGAACCTCCGGTCTGGTCGCGGGCTTCCTGAGGCGGCTGGCCGAACGGCCCTCCGGCTTCGACGCGTACACGGGTCAGCAGCTCGCCATGACCGCCATGGACCTCCTGGGGGTGCTGGTGCGCGAGCGGCGGGGGCGGCTGGATCCGTACGCCTCGGACACGGCCCGGGGCATGCTGGCGCGCGTCAAGGCGTACGTCCTGACGTCCCTGGCCGATCCCGACCTGTCGCCGGAGCGCATCGCGGCCGCGCACCACATCTCGGTGCGGTACCTGCACAAGCTCTTCCAGTCGGAGGGGACCACGGTGGGCCGCTGGATCCGGCAGGAGCGGCTGGAGCGGTGCCGGCGCGACCTGTCGCGGCGGACGGGGTCGGCGCCGGCGGTCACCGCGGTCGCCCAGCGCTGGGGGTTCACCAACCCGTCCCACTTCAGCCGGGCCTTCCGCGCCGCCTACGGCATGTCGCCCCGGGAGTGGCAGTGCGGCGCCCGGGGCGAATGA
- a CDS encoding amidohydrolase → MTAPAGTTSMPVAGVVPAAGPADPAAGRPAADLLVRNAKVYTGDPARPEARAVAIRDGRVVALGDDHDLAGLVGPATRVVDALGRRVVPGLNDSHLHVIRGGLNYVLELRWDGVRSLRHALAMLREQAGRTPKGQWIRVVGGWTAEQFAERRMPTVAELNAAAPDTPVFVLHLYQSALMNRAAVRAAGFTRATPDPRGGQIVRGRDGEPTGVLLAAPSALVLYSTLAKAPTLDAGDRRNSTRHFLRELNRFGLTSAVDAAGGFQNFPDDYATVIDLARSGELSLRITYHLFPQTAGQELADLKRWTETVEPGDGDEWLRLGGAGENLTWAAADFENFSEPRPALTEGYEAEFEQAVRLLIENGWGFRLHATYDETIRRDLAVFEKLAAEGLFPGGNRWLFDHAETVSADSLDRIAALGGALSVQNRMSFQGTAFLDRYGAEAASQAPPVRAMLDRGLTVAAGTDATRVSSYNPWVCLHWLVTGRTVGGTPLHPAGTSIDRETALGLYTRGGAQLTGEEDVKGVLREGCYGDLSILSEDYFSVPEAAIPGIESLCTVVGGRIVYATAEYEGLDEPLPPVSPQWAPVARFGGYQGGGARQAELMAEAVAESERHWLWRRARGSAPETPPQPFVDPCFAH, encoded by the coding sequence ATGACGGCCCCGGCCGGTACGACGAGCATGCCCGTGGCCGGCGTGGTCCCCGCCGCCGGCCCGGCGGATCCGGCGGCCGGGCGCCCGGCCGCCGACCTGCTCGTGCGCAACGCGAAGGTGTACACCGGGGACCCGGCCCGGCCCGAGGCCCGCGCCGTCGCGATCCGCGACGGCCGCGTCGTGGCCCTCGGCGACGACCACGACCTCGCCGGGCTCGTGGGCCCGGCGACCCGGGTGGTCGACGCCCTCGGCCGCCGCGTGGTCCCCGGGCTGAACGACTCGCACCTGCACGTCATCCGGGGCGGCCTGAACTACGTGCTGGAGCTGCGCTGGGACGGCGTACGCAGCCTGCGCCACGCGCTGGCCATGCTGCGCGAGCAGGCCGGCCGCACCCCCAAGGGCCAGTGGATCCGGGTGGTCGGCGGTTGGACGGCCGAGCAGTTCGCCGAACGCCGGATGCCGACCGTGGCCGAGCTGAACGCCGCCGCGCCCGACACCCCGGTGTTCGTCCTGCACCTCTACCAGTCGGCGCTGATGAACCGGGCGGCCGTGCGGGCCGCCGGATTCACCCGTGCCACCCCCGACCCGCGCGGCGGGCAGATCGTACGGGGCCGCGACGGCGAGCCCACCGGGGTCCTCCTGGCGGCACCGAGCGCGCTCGTCCTGTACTCCACCCTGGCCAAGGCGCCGACCCTGGACGCGGGCGACCGGCGGAACTCGACGCGGCACTTCCTGCGCGAGCTGAACCGCTTCGGGCTGACCTCGGCGGTCGACGCCGCCGGCGGGTTCCAGAACTTCCCCGACGACTACGCCACCGTCATCGACCTGGCCCGGTCGGGGGAGCTTTCGCTGCGCATCACCTACCACCTGTTCCCGCAGACCGCCGGGCAGGAGCTCGCCGATCTGAAACGTTGGACCGAGACCGTCGAGCCGGGGGACGGTGACGAGTGGCTGCGCCTCGGCGGCGCCGGCGAGAACCTGACCTGGGCGGCCGCCGACTTCGAGAACTTCTCCGAGCCCCGCCCGGCGCTCACCGAAGGGTACGAGGCCGAGTTCGAGCAGGCCGTCCGGCTGCTGATAGAGAACGGCTGGGGCTTCCGGCTCCACGCCACCTACGACGAGACGATCCGCCGCGACCTGGCGGTGTTCGAGAAGCTCGCCGCCGAAGGGCTCTTCCCCGGCGGGAACCGCTGGCTCTTCGACCACGCCGAGACCGTCTCCGCCGACAGCCTGGACCGCATCGCCGCCCTCGGCGGCGCCCTCTCCGTACAGAACCGGATGTCCTTCCAGGGAACCGCCTTCCTCGACCGCTACGGCGCCGAGGCCGCCTCCCAGGCCCCACCGGTCCGCGCCATGCTCGACCGGGGCCTCACCGTCGCCGCCGGCACCGACGCCACGCGCGTGTCCTCGTACAACCCGTGGGTCTGCCTGCACTGGCTCGTGACCGGCCGCACCGTGGGCGGTACGCCGCTCCACCCGGCCGGGACCTCCATCGACCGGGAGACCGCGCTCGGCCTCTACACCCGGGGCGGTGCGCAGCTCACCGGTGAGGAGGACGTCAAGGGCGTGCTGCGGGAGGGCTGTTACGGGGACCTCTCGATCCTGTCGGAGGACTACTTCAGCGTGCCCGAGGCCGCTATCCCGGGCATCGAGTCCCTGTGCACGGTCGTCGGCGGCCGCATCGTGTACGCGACCGCCGAGTACGAGGGCCTGGACGAGCCGCTCCCGCCGGTCAGCCCGCAGTGGGCGCCGGTGGCCCGCTTCGGCGGGTACCAGGGGGGCGGCGCACGTCAGGCCGAGCTGATGGCCGAAGCCGTTGCCGAGTCCGAACGGCACTGGCTGTGGCGACGGGCGCGCGGATCGGCGCCCGAGACGCCGCCGCAGCCCTTCGTCGACCCGTGCTTCGCGCACTGA
- a CDS encoding alpha/beta hydrolase has product MSEEPVLEAAAQAFAHATAQPPYLYQIPVADGRKAVDDVQSGEGVALPAVDEEWITVQGGPTGDVRTRIVRPRGSNGPLPVILYLHGAGWVFGNAHTHDRLVRELAVGAGAAVVFPEYDLSPEARYPVAIEQNYTVAQWVAREGHHEDLDGSRIAVAGDSVGGNMSAALTLMAKQRGDVRILHQVLFYPVTDAAFDTDSYAQFAEGYFLRRDAMRWFWDQYTTDAAERAQITASPLRASLDQLTGLPPALVITAEADVLRDEGEAYAARLRAAGVPVTALRVLGTIHDFVMLNALRETRAASLAIGQAVETLREALA; this is encoded by the coding sequence ATGTCCGAAGAGCCGGTACTCGAAGCCGCCGCCCAGGCCTTCGCCCACGCCACCGCCCAGCCGCCGTACCTCTACCAGATCCCCGTCGCCGACGGCCGGAAGGCCGTGGACGACGTGCAGAGCGGCGAGGGCGTCGCCCTGCCCGCCGTCGACGAGGAATGGATCACCGTCCAGGGCGGCCCCACCGGCGACGTCCGCACCCGGATCGTGCGCCCCCGCGGCTCCAACGGCCCGCTGCCCGTCATCCTCTACTTGCACGGCGCGGGCTGGGTCTTCGGCAACGCCCACACCCACGACCGGCTGGTGCGCGAACTGGCCGTCGGCGCAGGGGCGGCCGTGGTCTTCCCCGAGTACGACCTGTCGCCCGAGGCCCGCTACCCGGTCGCCATCGAGCAGAACTACACCGTCGCCCAGTGGGTGGCCCGCGAGGGACACCACGAGGACCTCGACGGCTCCCGGATCGCCGTCGCCGGCGACTCGGTCGGCGGCAACATGAGCGCCGCCCTCACCCTCATGGCCAAGCAGCGCGGCGACGTCCGCATCCTCCACCAGGTCCTCTTCTACCCGGTCACCGACGCGGCCTTCGACACCGACTCCTACGCGCAGTTCGCCGAGGGCTACTTCCTGCGCCGCGACGCCATGCGCTGGTTCTGGGACCAGTACACGACCGACGCGGCCGAGCGGGCGCAGATCACCGCCTCCCCGCTGCGCGCCTCCCTCGATCAGCTCACCGGGCTGCCGCCCGCCCTGGTCATCACCGCCGAGGCCGACGTGCTGCGCGACGAGGGCGAGGCGTACGCCGCCCGGCTGCGCGCCGCCGGCGTCCCGGTCACGGCCCTGCGCGTCCTGGGCACCATCCACGACTTCGTCATGCTGAACGCGCTGCGCGAGACGCGGGCCGCGTCGCTCGCCATCGGCCAGGCAGTAGAGACCCTGCGCGAGGCCCTGGCATGA
- a CDS encoding alpha/beta fold hydrolase, with protein MPYIKVAEGNTAPVELYYEDHGTGAPVVLIHGWPLSGASWEKQTAALLAAGHRVITYDRRGFGRSDQPADGYDYDTFASDLNEVLTALDLRDAVLVGFSMGSGEVTRYLGTYGSARIAKAVMIGVVPPFLLKTDDNPGGVDAGVFKGIEDAITVDRFAFMSSFFADFYNVDVLGGERISEEAVRASWNVAVGASAKGTLDCVQAWLTDFRADLPRIDVPTLIIHGDADRTLPIEATAIPLAKSIAGAQLTVVPGGPHGLTWTHAAEVNTALLAFLR; from the coding sequence ATGCCGTACATCAAGGTCGCAGAAGGCAACACCGCCCCCGTCGAGCTCTACTACGAGGACCACGGCACCGGCGCGCCGGTCGTGCTGATCCACGGCTGGCCGCTGAGCGGGGCCTCCTGGGAGAAGCAGACGGCCGCCCTGCTCGCCGCCGGCCACCGGGTCATCACCTACGACCGGCGCGGCTTCGGCCGCTCCGACCAGCCCGCCGACGGCTACGACTACGACACCTTCGCCTCCGACCTGAACGAGGTCCTCACCGCGCTCGACCTGCGCGACGCCGTCCTGGTCGGCTTCTCGATGGGCAGCGGCGAAGTGACCCGCTACCTCGGCACCTACGGCAGCGCGCGCATCGCCAAGGCCGTCATGATCGGCGTGGTGCCGCCCTTCCTGCTCAAGACGGACGACAACCCCGGCGGGGTGGACGCCGGCGTCTTCAAGGGCATCGAGGACGCCATCACCGTCGACCGCTTCGCGTTCATGAGCTCCTTCTTCGCCGACTTCTACAACGTCGACGTCCTCGGCGGCGAACGCATCAGCGAGGAGGCGGTCCGCGCCAGTTGGAACGTGGCCGTCGGCGCCTCCGCCAAGGGCACCCTCGACTGCGTCCAGGCCTGGCTCACCGACTTCCGGGCCGACCTCCCCCGCATCGACGTGCCCACGCTCATCATCCACGGCGACGCCGACCGCACGCTGCCCATCGAGGCCACGGCGATCCCCCTGGCGAAGAGCATCGCCGGCGCGCAGCTCACGGTCGTCCCCGGCGGCCCGCACGGCCTGACCTGGACCCACGCCGCCGAGGTCAACACCGCCCTGCTCGCCTTCCTCCGCTGA
- a CDS encoding DoxX family protein, with protein MDTGILMLRLLVGLLVAAHGVQKVSRHLGGHGLDGGAREFRADGFRGGVLTALAAGGGQIGSGLLLAAGLLTPLAATGVIGVMTVALTVKWPGGLWVQNDGYEYPLVLIVTAAALAATGPGALSLDAVIGLTPYPLWWTAPVLAAGVGSGLLTRLVLHRAPAAADHG; from the coding sequence TTGGACACCGGCATCCTGATGTTGCGTCTGCTGGTGGGCCTCCTCGTTGCCGCCCACGGGGTGCAGAAGGTCAGCCGGCACCTGGGCGGCCACGGCCTCGACGGCGGTGCGCGCGAGTTCCGCGCCGACGGTTTCCGCGGCGGCGTCCTCACCGCCCTCGCGGCGGGCGGCGGCCAGATCGGATCGGGCCTCCTGCTGGCCGCCGGCCTGCTGACCCCGCTCGCCGCGACCGGTGTCATCGGCGTGATGACCGTCGCCCTCACCGTGAAGTGGCCCGGCGGCCTCTGGGTGCAGAACGACGGCTACGAGTACCCCCTGGTGCTGATCGTCACCGCCGCCGCCCTGGCGGCCACCGGGCCCGGCGCCCTCTCCCTCGACGCGGTGATCGGCCTCACCCCGTACCCGCTGTGGTGGACGGCCCCCGTACTCGCGGCGGGCGTCGGCAGCGGCCTGCTCACCCGGCTCGTCCTGCACCGCGCCCCGGCCGCCGCCGACCACGGCTGA
- a CDS encoding hydrolase translates to MFDINQVQAAPSADLLTPDNAVMLFVDHQPQMFFGTGSGDRAAIINSTVGLAKAARAFDVPVVLTTVAAESFSGPLLPQLAEVFPGHEVIDRTSMNAWEDEALVAAVKATGRKKIVLSGLWTEVCLVLPALSALEQGYEVYVVSDASGGVSPTAHEHAVQRMLAAGAVPVTWVQVLLELQRDWARQETYGAVMEIVKAHAGAYGLGVVYAQAVIGEHAAG, encoded by the coding sequence ATGTTCGACATCAACCAGGTCCAGGCCGCCCCGAGCGCGGACCTGCTCACGCCCGACAACGCGGTCATGCTCTTCGTCGACCACCAGCCGCAGATGTTCTTCGGTACCGGCAGCGGTGACCGCGCCGCCATCATCAACAGCACGGTGGGCCTCGCGAAGGCGGCCAGGGCCTTCGACGTGCCGGTCGTGCTGACCACCGTCGCCGCCGAGTCCTTCTCCGGTCCGCTGTTGCCCCAGCTCGCCGAGGTGTTCCCCGGGCACGAGGTCATCGACCGTACGTCGATGAACGCGTGGGAGGACGAGGCGCTCGTGGCGGCGGTCAAGGCGACCGGACGCAAGAAGATCGTCCTGTCGGGCCTGTGGACGGAGGTCTGCCTGGTGCTGCCCGCCCTGTCCGCACTGGAACAGGGCTACGAGGTCTACGTGGTCTCCGACGCCTCCGGAGGCGTCAGCCCGACCGCCCACGAGCACGCCGTCCAGCGGATGCTGGCCGCCGGAGCCGTGCCGGTGACCTGGGTACAGGTGCTGCTGGAGCTCCAGCGCGACTGGGCCCGCCAGGAGACGTACGGCGCCGTCATGGAGATCGTCAAGGCCCACGCCGGCGCCTACGGCCTCGGCGTCGTCTACGCGCAGGCCGTCATCGGCGAGCACGCGGCCGGCTGA
- a CDS encoding nucleoside/nucleotide kinase family protein, which produces MNTTEAASRARALATAGERRVLGIAGPPGAGKSTLAARLADALGPERAVVVPMDGFHLAQAVLDRLGRADRKGAPDTFDAAGYAALLRRLRTPHGPTVYAPAFDRSLEEPIAGSIPVSPDVPLVITEGNYLLHDAGEWASVRPLLDEAWYLAPAEDLRLERLIGRHVRHGKDPAHARAWVARSDERNARLVALGRHRADFVLDAD; this is translated from the coding sequence ATGAACACGACGGAAGCGGCATCGAGGGCACGGGCGCTGGCCACCGCGGGCGAGCGGCGCGTCCTGGGCATCGCCGGGCCCCCGGGGGCCGGAAAGTCGACGCTGGCCGCCCGGCTCGCGGACGCGCTCGGGCCGGAGCGGGCCGTCGTGGTCCCGATGGACGGCTTCCACCTCGCCCAGGCCGTGTTGGACCGCCTGGGCCGCGCCGACCGCAAGGGCGCCCCGGACACCTTCGACGCCGCCGGCTACGCCGCCCTGCTGCGCCGACTGCGCACACCGCACGGCCCCACGGTGTACGCGCCCGCCTTCGACCGCTCCCTGGAGGAACCGATCGCGGGCAGCATCCCCGTGTCCCCGGACGTACCGCTGGTGATCACGGAGGGGAACTACCTGCTGCACGACGCGGGGGAGTGGGCCTCGGTGCGCCCCCTGCTGGACGAGGCCTGGTACCTCGCCCCGGCCGAGGACCTGCGCCTGGAGCGGCTGATCGGCCGTCATGTACGACACGGCAAGGACCCCGCGCACGCGCGCGCATGGGTGGCGCGCTCGGACGAACGCAACGCCCGCCTCGTCGCCCTCGGCCGCCACCGCGCCGACTTCGTCCTCGACGCCGACTGA
- a CDS encoding Ig domain-containing protein — protein MSTSTRTPRTPRRMAALAVGLTAVLAASVGPSFAAPHGSTGPAVMRTVAAAPSVVNPGNQVSLQYDSAYLPMTANGGAAPYTWSAVNLPTGASINPSTGLISGLLRGSGIRTVAVTAKDATGATGSTSFTWRVIRDACPRC, from the coding sequence TTGAGCACATCCACACGCACCCCGCGCACCCCGCGCAGAATGGCGGCGCTGGCCGTCGGCCTGACCGCTGTCCTGGCAGCGTCGGTCGGTCCGTCCTTCGCCGCGCCGCACGGCTCGACCGGCCCGGCGGTGATGCGCACGGTGGCCGCCGCCCCGTCCGTGGTCAACCCGGGCAACCAGGTGTCCCTCCAGTACGACTCCGCGTACCTGCCGATGACCGCCAACGGTGGCGCGGCCCCCTACACCTGGTCGGCCGTCAACCTGCCGACCGGCGCCTCGATCAATCCCTCCACCGGCCTGATCTCGGGCCTCCTGCGCGGCAGCGGCATCCGTACGGTGGCCGTCACCGCCAAGGACGCCACGGGTGCGACCGGCTCCACCAGCTTCACCTGGCGCGTGATCCGCGACGCCTGTCCCCGCTGCTGA